In Paroedura picta isolate Pp20150507F chromosome 1, Ppicta_v3.0, whole genome shotgun sequence, the following are encoded in one genomic region:
- the MRPS10 gene encoding small ribosomal subunit protein uS10m — MSWRPQEVAVRRGVGVGEMAARRGLACLWHRWRQGPENFLLVNRTPQKQYNFPQGKQLMWFQFSGAHTGIQQPKENSLVSVLDEPDILYKKLAVLVKGHDRTVLDSYEYFIVLAAKELGISVEKVEEPPKKIERFTLLKSVHIYKKHRVQYEMRTHYRCLELKHLTGSTANVYLEYIQRNLPEGVAMEVRKTKLETLPEHIKTPVWDTLPPIEETASQP; from the exons ATGTCGTGGCGGCCGCAGGAAGTTGCCGTCAGAAGGGGCGTCGGAGTGGGCGAGATGGCGGCGCGGAGGGGACTGGCCTGCTTGTGGCACCGCTGGCGGCAA GGGCCAGAAAACTTTCTGTTAGTAAACAGGACTCCGCAAAAACAATACAATTTCCCCCA AGGCAAGCAGTTAATGTGGTTTCAGTTTTCTGGAGCCCATACAGGCATTCAACAACCCAAGGAAAACTCTTTG GTATCTGTTTTAGATGAGCCAGACATTCTATATAAGAAACTGGCTGTTTTGGTTAAAGGGCATGACAGAACTGTGTTGGACAGTTATGAATATTTCATAGTACTTGCTGCTAAAGAACTTGGCATTTCTGTAGAAAAGGT AGAAGAGCCACCAAAGAAGATTGAACGATTCACTCTTCTGAAATCAGTGCACATTTACAAAAAGCACAGGGTTCAGTATGAAATGAGAACACATTACCGGTGTTTAGAG TTAAAGCATTTAACTGGAAGCACAGCCAATGTCTATTTGGAATACATCCAACGAAACTTACCTGAGGGAGTTGCTATGGAAGTTAGAAAG ACTAAATTAGAAACGCTTCCTGAGCATATTAAAACGCCCGTGTGGGACACTCTGCCGCCAATAGAAGAAACTGCAAGTCAACCATGA